From Brassica oleracea var. oleracea cultivar TO1000 chromosome C3, BOL, whole genome shotgun sequence, a single genomic window includes:
- the LOC106335803 gene encoding tobamovirus multiplication protein 1-like produces the protein MFSVWIQRRFCFLSSKSFTEDGFKEEADDLIKSLYCLLKLDEGVGVRIVNCSSLVDQSKLVSGTIVTLQRTTFTIIRILPPKARSLPTDKLRITYISVNVAVYLAQVVIWVFIWVNDNSTVELVGKIFMSVVSFIAALGFLLYGGRLFIMLIRFPIESKGRRKKLHEVGSVTAICFTCFLIRCIVVGVSAFDRDFNSLSLS, from the exons ATGTTCTCTGTCTGGATTCAAAGACGGTTCTGTTTTCTTTCATCGAAGAGCTTCACCGAAGATGGATTCAAGGAGGAAGCAGATGATCTTATCAAGTCTCTGTATT GTCTTTTGAAATTAGACGAAGGAGTTGGAGTTCGTATAGTGAATTGCTCAAGCTTAGTGGATCAGTCGAAGCTTGTTTCTGGGACCATAGTTACTCTTCAGAGAACAACGTTTACTATAATCAGAATCCTCCCTCCTAAG GCAAGAAGCTTACCAACGGATAAGCTGCGGATAACCTATATATCAGTCAATGTGGCTGTTTATTTGGCTCAG GTTGTTATATGGGTATTCATCTGGGTAAATGATAACAGCACTGTGGAGTTAGTTGGAAAGATATTTATGTCAG TTGTGTCTTTCATCGCTGCGTTAGGCTTCTTGCTGTACGGAGGAAG ATTGTTTATTATGCTAATAAGGTTCCCTATTGAGTCAAAAGGAAGAAGGAAGAAGCTCCATGAG GTTGGATCTGTGACAGCCATATGCTTCACCTGCTTCCTCATAAGATGCATTGTG GTGGGTGTATCAGCTTTTGACAGGGATTTCAACTCTCTCTCTTTATCATGA
- the LOC106330843 gene encoding uncharacterized protein LOC106330843, translated as MDQHQNQPQDGVGNGQGVDNLRPQHPQRQARAIGTHDEPNIHGHRAGIRAPAVENNNFEIKSSLINMIQSNKYHGLALEDPLDHLDNFDKLCGTTKISGVSEDAFKLRLFPFSLGDKAHTWEKSLSRDSITAWDECKKAFFTKFLSTSRTAKLRNEISGFHQRNLEGFGEAWESDEHDRSNRGSGGDDTNTKRESKALQEKMDMLLLDRVKQEKVNFVGEKKQEGTVVLNEVNGLEALENQFASMSSNSKRPMVSLPGTSEQNPKETMKSITLRSGKQFPPRTLIRDNEKQGGEMVINVDDDVVIVDEKTNEEILEKIVKAKGKGKVGEEKKVVNKNEAATSSKGAPFIRPPYEAKLPFPGRFKRQLLEQYMALFEKQMSEVQITMPIIDAFMLVPQYSKFLKDVVIKKKKEMEGMVVLTHECSAIIHRLTIPKKLEDSGSFTLPCAIGQLAFEKCLCDLGASGSLMPLSIAKRFGFTQYKKCRLSLVLADRSVKIPIGILEDIPVTVGNCQIPTDFVVLEMDEEPTDPLILGRPFLATAGAIVNVKERKIDLHLGKGNILPFDIKEVMKKPTTQSQAFYIEEMEALAEEYLEELAIEDSLQHALTVD; from the exons ATGGATCAACATCAGAATCAGCCTCAAGATGGAGTTGGCAATGGCCAAGGAGTTGACAACCTTAGGCCACAACACCCACAGCGCCAAGCTAGAGCTATTGGCACACATGATGAGCCCAATATCCATGGGCATAGAGCTGGCATCAGAGCACCAGCTGTGGAAAACAACAACTTTGAGATCAAGTCAAGCTTGATAAACATGATCCAGAGCAACAAGTACCATGGTCTTGCCTTGGAGGATCCACTAGACCACTTGGATAACTTTGATAAGCTGTGTGGAACTACAAAGATCAGTGGTGTCTCTGAAGATGCATTCAAGCTAAGGTTGTTTCCATTCTCTTTGGGAGACAAAGCTCACACATGGGAGAAGAGCCTTTCAAGAGATTCAATCACCGCATGGGATGAGTGCAAGAAAGCCTTCTTCACCAAGTTCTTATCTACTTCAAGGACTGCTAAGCTAAGGAATGAGATCTCTGGATTTCATCAAAGGAATCTTGAAGGCTTTGGGGAAGCATGGGAAAG TGATGAGCATGATAGAAGCAACAGAGGCAGTGGAGGTGATGATACAAACACCAAGAGAGAGTCAAAGGCTCTACAAGAAAAGATGGATATGCTTCTCTTGGATAGAGTTAAACAAGAGAAGGTGAACTTTGTGGGTGAGAAGAAACAAGAAGGGACTGTTGTGCTTAATGAAGTTAATGGTCTAGAAG CTTTGGAGAACCAGTTTGCTTCAATGAGTAGTAACTCCAAACGTCCTATGGTATCACTTCCCGGAACTTCTGAGCAAAACCCCAAGGAGACAATGAAATCAATCACCCTAAGGAGTGGTAAACAATTTCCTCCTAGAACTCTCATTAGGGATAATGAGAAGCAAGGTGGGGAGATGGTCATCAATGTGGATGATGATGTAGTTATTGTGGATGAGAAAACCAATGAAGAGATCTTGGAGAAGATAGTTAAAGCTAAAGGGAAAGGAAAAGTTGGAGAAGAGAAGAAGGTTGTGAACAAGAATGAAGCTGCTACTTCATCAAAAGGAGCTCCATTCATTCGTCCTCCATATGAAGCAAAACTTCCCTTCCCTGGTAGATTCAAGAGACAACTTTTGGAGCAATACATGGCCTTGTTTGAGAAGCAAATGAGTGAAGTTCAGATTACTATGCCCATTATTGATGCCTTCATGCTAGTGCCTCAGTACAGCAAGTTCCTCAAGGATGTTGTAATCAAGAAGAAGAAAGAGATGGAAGGGATGGTAGTCCTTACCCATGAATGCAGCGCCATTATACATCGTTTAACCATCCCCAAGAAGCTTGAAGATTCAGGAAGCTTCACTCTACCTTGTGCCATTGGGCAATTGGCTTTTGAGAAGTGTCTATGTGATTTGGGAGCAAGTGGGAGCCTTATGCCTCTCTCCATTGCAAAAAGGTTTGGGTTTACACAATACAAGAAGTGTAGACTCTCTCTTGTGCTAGCTGATCGCTCAGTGAAGATTCCCATTGGTATCCTAGAAGATATCCCTGTTACTGTTGGAAATTGTCAGATTCCTACAGATTTTGTGGTGTTGGAGATGGATGAAGAACCAACAGATCCTTTGATATTGGGGAGACCTTTCTTGGCTACAGCAGGAGCTATTGTGAATGTTAAGGAAAGGAAGATTGATCTTCATCTTGGCAAAGGGAACATCCTGCCTTTTGATATCAAAGAGGTGATGAAGAAGCCCACTACCCAAAGCCAAGCATTCTACATTGAGGAGATGGAAGCTTTAGCGGAAGAGTATTTGGAGGAATTAGCTATTGAGGACTCTCTTCAACATGCCCTAACAGTTGATTGA
- the LOC106335804 gene encoding probable calcium-binding protein CML25 codes for MSNNKNQSNGSASRTGADSPFLHKARSGKTEIRELEAVFKKFDVNGDGKISSKELGAIMTSLGHEVPEEVLQKAITDIDRKGDGYINFEEFVELNTKGMDQNEVLENLKDAFSVYDIDGNGSISAEELHEVLRSLGDECSIAECRKMIGGVDKDGDGTIDFEEFKIMMTLGSRRDNVMGGGQR; via the coding sequence ATGTCAAACAACAAAAATCAATCCAACGGTTCGGCGTCTAGAACCGGAGCAGACTCTCCCTTCCTGCACAAGGCACGCTCAGGTAAAACAGAGATCAGAGAACTCGAAGCCGTGTTCAAAAAATTCGACGTGAACGGAGACGGTAAGATCTCCTCCAAAGAGCTTGGTGCAATAATGACAAGTCTAGGCCACGAGGTTCCAGAGGAGGTGTTGCAGAAGGCCATAACAGATATCGACCGTAAAGGAGACGGTTACATAAACTTCGAGGAGTTCGTTGAGCTCAACACGAAAGGGATGGATCAGAACGAGGTGTTGGAGAATCTGAAGGACGCCTTCTCGGTCTATGATATCGACGGGAACGGGTCTATATCGGCGGAGGAGCTGCATGAGGTTCTGAGGAGTCTTGGAGATGAGTGTTCGATCGCGGAGTGTAGGAAGATGATTGGTGGCGTGGATAAGGATGGAGATGGGACGATTGATTTTGAGGAGTTTAAGATTATGATGACGTTGGGATCAAGGCGTGATAATGTTATGGGAGGTGGTCAGAGGTAG